One window of Bacteroides sp. AN502(2024) genomic DNA carries:
- the mutL gene encoding DNA mismatch repair endonuclease MutL encodes MSDIIHLLPDSVANQIAAGEVIQRPASVIKELVENAIDADAQNIHVLVTDAGKTCIQVIDDGKGMSETDARLSFERHATSKIREAADLFALRTMGFRGEALASIAAVAQVELKTRPESEELGTKLVIAGSQVESQEAVSCSKGSNFSVKNLFFNVPARRKFLKANSTELSNILAEFERIALVHPEVAFSLYSNDSELFNLPVSQLRQRILAIFGKKLNQQLLNIDVNTTMVKIYGYVAKPETARKKGAHQYFFVNGRYMRHPYFHKAVMEAYEQLIPAGEQISYFIYFEVDPANIDVNIHPTKTEIKFENEQAIWQILSASVKESLGKFSAIPSIDFDTEDMPDIPALEEKVFSEPPKVHYNTDYNPFKVSAGGGSYSRSKVVEWEELYGGLTKASKMNNPQPEPEMDGEDSAMGGEPAFMEEKTETVTAATSSSTLYANEPVMEKGNQHLQFKGRFILTSVKSGLMLIDQHRAHIRVLYDRYMVQIQQKLGVSQGVLFPEILQLPASEAAVLQSIMDDLSAVGFDLSNLGGGSYAINGIPSGIEGLNPVELVRNMLHTAMEKGSDVKEEIQSILAITLARAAAIVYGQVLSNEEMVSLVDNLFACPSPNYTPDGKIVLTTIKEEEIERLFK; translated from the coding sequence ATGAGCGATATCATTCATTTGTTGCCGGATTCGGTAGCTAACCAGATTGCTGCCGGTGAAGTGATACAACGTCCGGCGTCTGTTATCAAGGAGCTGGTGGAGAATGCAATTGATGCAGATGCGCAAAATATACATGTATTAGTGACTGATGCGGGTAAAACTTGTATTCAGGTGATTGATGATGGAAAAGGAATGTCCGAAACGGATGCCCGTCTCTCTTTTGAGCGGCATGCAACCTCCAAGATACGTGAAGCGGCGGACTTGTTTGCTTTGCGTACCATGGGATTTCGCGGAGAAGCATTGGCATCCATTGCGGCGGTGGCGCAGGTGGAATTAAAGACGCGTCCGGAGTCGGAAGAACTGGGGACGAAGTTGGTGATTGCAGGTTCTCAAGTGGAGAGTCAGGAGGCTGTCTCCTGTTCTAAAGGGAGCAACTTCTCTGTAAAGAATCTGTTCTTTAATGTGCCTGCCCGTCGTAAATTTCTGAAGGCTAATTCTACAGAATTGAGTAACATTCTCGCCGAATTTGAACGTATCGCTTTGGTGCATCCGGAGGTTGCCTTTTCACTTTATAGTAATGATTCGGAACTCTTCAATCTTCCAGTATCGCAGTTACGTCAGCGTATTCTTGCTATTTTCGGTAAGAAGCTCAACCAGCAATTGCTGAATATAGACGTGAACACTACCATGGTGAAAATCTACGGATATGTAGCTAAGCCGGAAACTGCCCGTAAGAAGGGAGCGCATCAGTATTTCTTTGTCAATGGGCGTTACATGCGTCATCCTTATTTCCATAAGGCGGTCATGGAGGCTTATGAACAATTGATTCCCGCCGGTGAGCAGATTTCCTACTTTATCTATTTCGAGGTAGATCCGGCTAACATTGACGTGAACATTCATCCGACAAAGACCGAAATCAAGTTTGAGAATGAGCAGGCCATATGGCAGATACTCTCAGCATCCGTTAAGGAATCGTTGGGTAAGTTCAGTGCCATCCCTTCCATTGATTTTGATACGGAGGATATGCCCGACATTCCGGCATTGGAGGAAAAGGTATTTTCCGAACCTCCGAAGGTACATTATAATACAGATTATAATCCGTTTAAAGTTTCTGCCGGTGGCGGATCGTACAGCCGTTCGAAAGTAGTAGAATGGGAAGAACTGTACGGAGGGCTGACGAAAGCCAGTAAGATGAATAATCCGCAGCCGGAACCCGAAATGGATGGGGAGGATTCTGCTATGGGAGGCGAACCGGCCTTTATGGAAGAGAAGACAGAGACGGTGACAGCAGCTACTTCTTCTTCTACATTGTATGCCAACGAGCCGGTAATGGAAAAAGGAAATCAACATTTGCAGTTTAAAGGGCGTTTTATTCTGACTTCAGTCAAATCGGGTCTGATGCTAATCGATCAACACCGTGCACACATACGGGTGCTTTATGATCGCTATATGGTACAGATTCAACAGAAACTGGGAGTGTCACAGGGTGTTCTCTTCCCGGAAATATTACAACTGCCGGCTTCGGAAGCTGCTGTTCTTCAAAGTATTATGGATGATTTGTCGGCGGTCGGCTTCGATTTGAGTAATCTGGGAGGTGGCAGCTATGCTATTAATGGGATTCCTTCGGGTATCGAAGGACTGAATCCGGTCGAGCTGGTGCGTAATATGCTACATACAGCGATGGAAAAGGGAAGTGACGTCAAGGAAGAGATCCAGAGTATTCTGGCAATCACATTGGCGCGGGCAGCGGCTATTGTCTACGGGCAGGTGTTGAGCAATGAAGAAATGGTGAGCCTTGTAGATAATCTTTTTGCCTGTCCTTCACCGAATTACACACCCGATGGGAAAATTGTTTTGACAACCATTAAGGAGGAGGAGATCGAAAGATTATTCAAATAA
- a CDS encoding OmpA family protein, protein MRKILMLLALAGVSSAASAQQTMSVTENEAIQVQNKYQVVTNPFWSNWFFSVGGGAQVLYGNNDHIGKFKDRVAPTFNVSVGKWVTPGFGLRMQYSGLQAKGFTMNRTANYAGAPGENGSYKQKWDYMNLHGDLMINLNALFGGYNPNRVYEIIPYIGAGWAHAYSRPHTDAATFNAGIINRFRLSSAVDLNIELSATGLEGKFDGEHGSKPDYDGILGATVGLTYYFPTRGFQRPAKQIISELELNQMRDQMKAMAAANRQLQEQLANAQQPVEVEEQEVKVVTDPNIAPRTVFFKIGSNQLSSQEEMNLSYLANRIKEFPGTTYAINGYADSATGTPAFNQKLSLERAQVVKDLLVKKYGIPADRLKVAAGGGVDKFGQPILNRVVLIETAK, encoded by the coding sequence ATGAGAAAGATTCTGATGTTGCTGGCATTGGCCGGTGTTTCGTCTGCCGCTTCTGCGCAGCAGACAATGAGTGTAACTGAAAACGAAGCGATTCAGGTGCAAAATAAATATCAAGTAGTAACGAATCCTTTCTGGAGCAACTGGTTCTTCTCTGTAGGAGGGGGTGCTCAGGTATTGTATGGGAACAATGACCATATCGGTAAGTTCAAAGACCGTGTTGCCCCTACATTCAACGTGTCCGTCGGTAAATGGGTAACTCCGGGCTTCGGATTGCGTATGCAGTACAGCGGACTGCAAGCTAAAGGATTCACCATGAACCGGACGGCTAATTATGCAGGTGCTCCGGGAGAAAACGGTTCTTACAAACAGAAATGGGATTACATGAACCTTCACGGTGATTTGATGATTAACCTGAACGCGCTTTTCGGTGGATACAATCCGAACCGTGTATATGAAATCATCCCTTATATCGGTGCCGGTTGGGCTCATGCTTACTCGCGTCCTCACACCGATGCCGCTACTTTCAATGCAGGTATCATCAACCGTTTCCGTCTGTCGAGTGCTGTTGACTTGAACATTGAATTGAGTGCAACAGGTTTGGAAGGAAAATTTGACGGCGAACATGGTAGCAAACCTGATTATGACGGTATCCTCGGTGCTACTGTAGGTCTGACTTATTATTTCCCGACCCGCGGATTCCAACGTCCTGCGAAGCAGATTATTTCTGAACTCGAACTGAACCAGATGCGTGACCAGATGAAGGCGATGGCAGCTGCCAATAGACAGTTGCAAGAGCAGTTGGCTAATGCACAACAGCCGGTTGAAGTAGAAGAGCAAGAAGTGAAAGTCGTTACAGACCCGAATATCGCTCCGCGTACCGTATTCTTCAAGATTGGTTCGAACCAACTCTCTTCGCAGGAAGAAATGAACTTGTCTTATCTTGCCAACCGCATCAAGGAATTCCCGGGCACTACCTATGCCATCAACGGATATGCAGACTCTGCAACGGGTACTCCGGCTTTCAATCAGAAGTTGAGTTTGGAACGTGCACAGGTTGTTAAAGACTTGCTGGTGAAGAAGTATGGTATTCCTGCCGATCGCTTGAAAGTTGCCGCCGGTGGTGGTGTCGATAAGTTCGGTCAACCGATTCTGAACCGTGTCGTACTGATAGAAACAGCAAAGTGA